One region of Streptomyces sp. NBC_00442 genomic DNA includes:
- a CDS encoding OsmC family protein — protein sequence MATTRTAHTVWEGELVKGSGTVTFDSSGIASQAVSWPSRAEQANGRTSPEELIAGAHSSCFSMALSHGLTQAGNPPTRLETKADVTFQPGEGITGIHLTVRGEVTGLDADAFQAAAEDAKKNCPVSQALSGTTITLSAELV from the coding sequence ATGGCCACCACGCGCACGGCGCACACGGTCTGGGAAGGCGAGCTCGTCAAGGGCTCCGGCACCGTCACCTTCGACTCCTCGGGCATCGCCTCGCAGGCGGTCTCCTGGCCGTCCCGCGCCGAGCAGGCCAACGGCAGGACCAGCCCGGAGGAGCTCATCGCGGGCGCCCACTCCAGCTGCTTCTCGATGGCCCTCTCGCACGGTCTGACGCAGGCGGGCAACCCGCCCACCCGCCTGGAGACCAAGGCCGACGTCACCTTCCAGCCCGGCGAGGGCATCACCGGCATCCACCTCACCGTGCGCGGTGAGGTTACCGGCCTCGACGCGGACGCCTTCCAGGCGGCCGCCGAGGACGCCAAGAAGAACTGCCCGGTGAGCCAGGCCCTGTCCGGGACCACGATCACGCTGAGCGCCGAGCTCGTCTGA
- a CDS encoding polysaccharide deacetylase family protein has translation MTISVRKLLAVALLGASLAGCGSDPASAPPRRTDTSAPSAPGPVGAAAPSAAQSAPTMAPGPGGVTPVFQRAPGTQGEKVVALTFDADMTADQGPRAAGGERFDNPALIADLRRLKVPATVFMTGRWAEEYPAEARAIGTDPNFEIGNHSYSHYSFTSDCYGLPVVEKGQMRADVEKATAQFKKAGVRNAVPYFRFPGGCYNDEVLRELAPLKMTGVQWDVVSGDAFATDANAVAEQVLAGVKPGSLVVMHCTRSAAPVTDTALQRVVPELRKRGYRFVKVSDLIRGAAAAHH, from the coding sequence GTGACTATCTCTGTGCGAAAGCTGCTCGCTGTGGCCCTGCTCGGTGCGTCGCTCGCGGGCTGCGGCTCCGACCCGGCCTCGGCCCCGCCCCGGCGGACCGACACGTCCGCTCCCTCCGCGCCCGGCCCCGTCGGCGCGGCCGCGCCCTCGGCGGCCCAGAGCGCCCCGACCATGGCCCCGGGCCCCGGCGGCGTCACCCCGGTCTTCCAGCGGGCGCCCGGCACCCAGGGCGAGAAGGTCGTGGCGCTCACCTTCGACGCCGACATGACGGCCGACCAGGGACCGCGCGCGGCCGGCGGCGAGCGCTTCGACAACCCGGCGCTCATCGCCGATCTGCGCCGTCTGAAGGTGCCGGCCACGGTGTTCATGACGGGCCGCTGGGCCGAGGAGTACCCGGCCGAGGCACGCGCCATCGGAACGGACCCCAACTTCGAGATCGGCAACCACTCCTACAGCCACTACTCCTTCACGTCCGACTGCTACGGGCTGCCCGTGGTCGAGAAGGGGCAGATGCGCGCCGACGTGGAGAAGGCGACGGCCCAGTTCAAGAAGGCCGGGGTGCGCAACGCCGTTCCGTACTTCCGCTTCCCCGGCGGGTGCTACAACGACGAGGTGCTGCGCGAGCTCGCCCCGTTGAAGATGACCGGCGTCCAGTGGGACGTGGTGAGCGGCGACGCCTTCGCCACGGACGCCAACGCGGTGGCCGAGCAGGTCCTCGCCGGGGTCAAGCCCGGATCCCTGGTGGTCATGCACTGCACGCGCAGCGCGGCGCCGGTCACCGACACGGCGCTCCAGCGCGTCGTGCCGGAGCTGCGCAAGCGCGGGTACCGCTTCGTGAAGGTGTCCGACCTGATCCGCGGAGCGGCGGCGGCGCACCACTAG
- a CDS encoding ABC transporter encodes MSPLLPLVRYQSALLLRSQRWLAPFLLYAAFLGIGVRAGDRVLDSLGYAAAGLLPVAAWLVHLCVTHEPEAARACTAAAAGPGRAHLAALLCATGSAALLGLAGTAYVVAVSDPVSGNRRIAVAPGSAMAAGLLAAAVCVLTGAAVGALGSRPVLHARGWSLALTASAALLALVLTPSPAKYAVTGLVTGARTGAVPLAVLPLAAALALAAAAAAGVCALSSRRR; translated from the coding sequence GTGAGCCCGCTCCTGCCGCTCGTCCGCTACCAGAGCGCGCTGCTCCTGCGCTCCCAGCGCTGGCTCGCACCGTTCCTGCTGTACGCCGCCTTCCTCGGCATCGGCGTCCGGGCGGGGGATCGCGTGCTCGACTCGCTGGGGTACGCGGCCGCCGGGCTGCTCCCGGTGGCGGCCTGGCTGGTGCACCTCTGCGTCACCCACGAGCCGGAGGCCGCGCGGGCGTGCACCGCGGCGGCGGCGGGGCCGGGCCGCGCCCACCTCGCCGCCCTGCTCTGCGCGACGGGCTCGGCGGCCCTGCTGGGCCTCGCGGGCACGGCGTACGTCGTCGCCGTGAGCGATCCGGTGAGCGGGAACCGGCGGATCGCGGTGGCGCCGGGTTCCGCAATGGCGGCGGGTCTGCTCGCCGCGGCGGTGTGCGTACTGACCGGCGCCGCGGTCGGCGCGCTCGGCAGCCGGCCCGTGCTGCACGCGCGGGGCTGGTCCCTCGCGCTCACCGCGTCGGCCGCGCTGCTCGCCCTGGTCCTCACGCCGTCCCCCGCCAAGTACGCGGTGACGGGCCTGGTCACCGGCGCGCGGACCGGAGCCGTACCCCTGGCGGTGCTGCCCCTGGCCGCGGCCCTCGCGCTCGCCGCGGCGGCCGCGGCCGGGGTCTGCGCGCTCAGCTCGCGACGCCGGTGA
- a CDS encoding AIM24 family protein, with amino-acid sequence MKSDLFAQENMAQPAAAAGMTLENAKSIKYAVNGEMLARQGAMIAYRGNLQFERRGQGIGGMLKRAVTGEGLPLMAVSGQGEAWFAHEAQNCFIVDVEPGDSLTINGRNVLCFDSSLSYEIKTVKGSGIAGGGLFNSVFTGQGRLGLMCEGNPLVIPVSSQMPVYVDTDAVVGWTASLQTSLHRSQSIGSMLRGGSGEAVQLMLQGEGYVIVRPSEATPQKAQQH; translated from the coding sequence ATGAAGAGCGACCTTTTCGCCCAAGAGAACATGGCCCAGCCGGCGGCCGCCGCCGGAATGACCCTGGAGAACGCCAAGTCGATCAAGTACGCCGTCAACGGCGAGATGCTCGCGCGCCAGGGCGCGATGATCGCCTACCGCGGCAACCTGCAGTTCGAGCGGCGCGGCCAGGGCATCGGCGGCATGCTCAAGCGCGCCGTCACCGGCGAGGGCCTGCCCCTGATGGCGGTCAGCGGCCAGGGCGAGGCCTGGTTCGCGCACGAGGCGCAGAACTGTTTCATCGTCGACGTCGAGCCCGGCGACTCCCTCACCATCAACGGCCGCAACGTGCTGTGCTTCGACTCCTCGCTCAGCTACGAGATAAAGACGGTCAAGGGCTCCGGCATCGCCGGCGGCGGCCTCTTCAACAGCGTCTTCACCGGCCAGGGCCGGCTCGGCCTGATGTGTGAGGGCAACCCGCTGGTCATCCCGGTCTCGTCGCAGATGCCGGTCTACGTCGACACCGACGCGGTCGTCGGCTGGACCGCCAGCCTCCAGACCTCCCTGCACCGCTCGCAGTCCATCGGCTCGATGCTGCGCGGCGGTTCGGGCGAAGCCGTCCAGCTGATGCTCCAGGGCGAGGGCTACGTCATCGTCCGGCCGAGCGAGGCGACGCCGCAGAAGGCCCAGCAGCACTGA
- a CDS encoding aminoacyl-tRNA hydrolase yields the protein MSTENTQDAPQDSPPEGHGAPPEGPFHDESPRDEAPQFVLPLVVHIEKTEPPARTDALETAARAVLVILSDERSLGEGDDEGEWARVMRDWQDARIRKVVRRARGAEWRKASALPGITVTGKAAEVRVFPPVPLDGWPKELAKLQVSGTDLDDPAQPDAPDPLAPVLWLNPELAMSAGKTMAQAGHAAQLAWWELSEGERAAWREADFALSVRTASPAGWRELTVAGLPVVRDAGFTEIAPGSCTVVADHPSLRARLQPN from the coding sequence GTGAGCACCGAGAACACCCAGGACGCCCCGCAGGACAGCCCTCCCGAGGGCCACGGCGCCCCTCCCGAGGGCCCCTTCCACGACGAGTCCCCGCGCGACGAGGCGCCGCAGTTCGTGCTGCCGCTCGTCGTCCACATCGAGAAGACCGAGCCGCCCGCGCGCACCGACGCACTGGAGACGGCCGCCCGCGCGGTGCTCGTGATCCTCTCCGACGAGCGGTCGCTGGGCGAGGGGGACGACGAGGGCGAGTGGGCGCGGGTCATGCGCGACTGGCAGGACGCGCGGATCCGCAAGGTCGTACGGCGGGCCCGCGGCGCGGAGTGGCGCAAGGCCTCGGCCCTGCCCGGCATCACGGTCACCGGGAAGGCGGCGGAGGTCCGCGTCTTCCCGCCCGTTCCGCTCGACGGCTGGCCCAAGGAGCTGGCCAAGCTCCAGGTGTCCGGCACCGACCTGGACGACCCGGCGCAGCCGGACGCGCCCGACCCGCTCGCGCCGGTGCTCTGGCTCAACCCGGAACTCGCCATGTCCGCGGGCAAGACCATGGCGCAGGCCGGGCACGCGGCGCAGCTCGCCTGGTGGGAGCTGTCGGAGGGCGAGCGGGCGGCTTGGCGCGAGGCGGATTTCGCGCTGTCCGTACGCACGGCGTCCCCTGCGGGGTGGCGCGAGCTGACCGTCGCCGGGCTTCCGGTGGTCCGCGACGCGGGGTTCACGGAGATCGCGCCGGGGTCCTGCACGGTGGTGGCCGACCACCCGTCCCTGCGCGCCCGCCTCCAGCCCAACTGA
- a CDS encoding DUF692 domain-containing protein: protein MKHLGIGIGWRPDIAEAVEGLAGIDWVEAVAENLCPGHLPDSLVRLRERGVAVVPHGVSLGLGGAERPDAGRLAGLAARAEALGAPLVTEHIAFVRAGGALTASPHLEAGHLLPVPRTRDALRVLCENVRIAQDALPVPLALENIAALIGWPDDELTEGQFLAELVERTGVGLLIDVANLHTNHVNRGEDPVKTLDALPLDALAYVHVAGGVERDGVWHDTHAHPVTRPVLDVLADLASRCAPPGVLLERDEAFPPASELAGELDAIRSTLEAAAPPDRPASAPASVRTQTQTQTSAHTSAPARRSPLPDTRAEHSRAEHAQAGHDTPETARSRQRLALAQTALLSSLTAGTPAPAGFDGRRLRVQARALVAKRADVVAKVAPELPRLLGDGYREAFSSYAACRPMCGGYRQDALDFARFLLDAGRPAEPDARRALARWFSERAGARPPGKAARLLRTLTRAA, encoded by the coding sequence ATGAAGCACTTGGGCATCGGCATCGGCTGGCGGCCCGACATCGCGGAGGCGGTGGAGGGCCTCGCCGGCATCGACTGGGTCGAGGCGGTCGCGGAGAACCTCTGCCCCGGCCACCTCCCCGACTCGCTGGTCCGGCTGCGCGAGCGCGGCGTCGCCGTCGTGCCGCACGGCGTCTCGCTCGGCCTCGGCGGCGCCGAGCGGCCGGACGCGGGGCGCCTGGCCGGTCTCGCGGCACGGGCCGAGGCGCTCGGCGCGCCGCTCGTCACCGAGCACATCGCCTTCGTGCGCGCGGGAGGCGCACTGACCGCATCGCCGCACCTGGAGGCGGGCCACCTCCTGCCCGTGCCGCGCACCCGGGACGCCCTGCGCGTGCTGTGCGAGAACGTCCGCATCGCACAGGACGCCCTGCCCGTGCCGCTCGCCCTGGAGAACATAGCCGCGCTCATCGGCTGGCCCGACGACGAATTGACGGAGGGTCAGTTCCTGGCGGAGCTCGTCGAACGTACCGGGGTGGGCCTCCTCATCGACGTGGCCAACCTCCACACCAACCACGTCAACCGGGGCGAGGACCCCGTGAAGACCCTGGACGCGCTGCCCCTCGACGCCCTCGCGTACGTCCATGTCGCGGGCGGCGTCGAGCGGGACGGCGTGTGGCACGACACGCACGCCCATCCGGTGACCCGGCCGGTCCTCGACGTCCTGGCCGACCTGGCCTCGCGATGCGCGCCACCCGGCGTACTCCTGGAGCGGGACGAGGCGTTCCCGCCCGCCTCGGAGCTCGCGGGCGAACTCGACGCGATCCGCTCCACCCTCGAAGCGGCGGCTCCCCCCGACCGGCCCGCGTCCGCGCCCGCGTCCGTACGCACGCAGACACAGACACAGACGTCCGCGCACACATCCGCACCCGCCCGCCGGAGCCCGCTTCCCGACACCCGGGCCGAGCACAGCCGGGCCGAGCACGCCCAGGCCGGTCATGACACCCCGGAGACCGCCCGGTCGCGCCAGCGCCTCGCTCTCGCCCAGACCGCGCTGCTCTCCTCGCTCACCGCCGGCACCCCGGCGCCCGCCGGGTTCGACGGGCGCCGGCTGCGGGTGCAGGCCCGCGCGCTCGTGGCCAAGCGCGCCGATGTGGTGGCCAAGGTCGCGCCCGAGCTGCCGCGCCTCCTCGGGGACGGCTATCGGGAGGCCTTCTCCTCGTACGCCGCCTGCCGTCCGATGTGCGGCGGATACCGTCAGGACGCCCTGGACTTCGCCCGGTTCCTGCTCGACGCCGGGCGCCCCGCCGAACCCGACGCCCGCCGGGCGCTGGCCCGCTGGTTCAGCGAGCGGGCCGGCGCGCGGCCGCCGGGGAAGGCGGCGCGGCTCCTTCGCACCCTGACCCGGGCGGCCTGA